A part of Actinoallomurus bryophytorum genomic DNA contains:
- a CDS encoding NAD-dependent epimerase/dehydratase family protein, giving the protein MKVLIAGATGAVGRPLVRMLAEGGHEVFALTRSRQPVPGATTVVADALDRTKLLAAVDGLRLDAVVHQLTALKKVPTREGLMAATNALRTEGTTNLLAVAGATGAHRFVSQSFFGGYGFRDHGAAPLTEDAPFGEPGGPFARTVAAMRSAEEQILTAGGVEGISLRYGGFYGPGSVDGMLEALRRRRLPVARGGVAPWTYVDDAAGATVAALEHGRGGRAYNICDDEAATWLDVVTEVARVFELPRPMGAPGALVRLMAPYAGVLMTRTSMRLSTARARDELGWKPSVSGYRDGLARTREIMRTSAA; this is encoded by the coding sequence ATGAAGGTTCTGATCGCGGGCGCCACCGGTGCCGTTGGACGCCCCCTGGTACGGATGCTGGCCGAGGGCGGGCACGAGGTGTTCGCCCTCACCCGATCCCGGCAGCCGGTCCCCGGCGCGACCACGGTCGTCGCCGACGCCCTGGACCGTACGAAGCTGCTCGCGGCAGTGGACGGGCTGCGGCTCGACGCCGTCGTGCACCAGCTGACCGCGCTGAAGAAGGTGCCCACGCGCGAGGGGCTGATGGCCGCGACCAACGCGCTGCGCACCGAGGGCACCACGAACCTGCTGGCGGTCGCCGGTGCCACCGGGGCGCACCGGTTCGTCAGCCAGTCGTTCTTCGGCGGCTACGGCTTCCGCGACCACGGCGCGGCACCGCTCACCGAGGACGCCCCGTTCGGCGAGCCGGGCGGCCCGTTCGCGCGTACGGTCGCCGCGATGCGGTCGGCGGAGGAGCAGATCCTCACCGCCGGGGGCGTCGAGGGAATCTCGCTGCGCTACGGCGGCTTCTACGGCCCCGGATCGGTGGACGGGATGCTGGAGGCGCTGCGCCGGCGGCGGCTGCCGGTCGCGCGTGGCGGTGTCGCGCCATGGACCTACGTGGACGACGCGGCAGGCGCGACGGTCGCCGCGCTCGAACACGGCCGGGGCGGCCGGGCCTACAACATCTGCGACGACGAGGCGGCGACCTGGCTCGACGTCGTCACCGAGGTGGCCCGCGTCTTCGAGCTGCCCAGGCCGATGGGCGCGCCCGGTGCGCTGGTGCGCCTCATGGCTCCGTACGCCGGCGTGCTCATGACCCGCACCTCGATGCGGCTGTCCACCGCCAGGGCACGGGACGAGCTCGGCTGGAAGCCGTCGGTGAGCGGATACCGCGACGGCCTGGCCCGTACCCGGGAGATCATGCGCACCTCGGCCGCCTGA
- a CDS encoding response regulator has translation MLVVDDDFRVAQVHAGFVDLVPGFRVAGRARTAADARDKAARADLVLLDVYLPDESGLDLLPCLSADVIMASAVTDPESVRTALSRGALHYLIKPFTAAELGERLQAYARYRSRLSVGDRLTQADVDRALGTLHETARGAPKVVKGQSPVTSRLVAEALRRAGEPRSAAEISEEVGISRATAQRYLASLAQAGRVLVSLRYGSTGRPEHEYLWRPGQSGPLAR, from the coding sequence GTGCTGGTCGTCGACGACGACTTCCGCGTGGCGCAGGTCCATGCCGGGTTCGTCGACCTGGTGCCGGGCTTCCGCGTTGCGGGCCGCGCACGTACGGCCGCCGACGCGCGGGACAAGGCGGCACGTGCCGACCTCGTGCTGCTCGACGTCTACCTGCCGGACGAGTCGGGTCTGGACCTGCTGCCCTGCCTGTCCGCCGACGTCATCATGGCCAGCGCCGTGACCGACCCGGAGTCGGTGCGTACGGCACTCTCCCGCGGCGCGCTGCACTACCTCATCAAGCCGTTCACCGCCGCCGAGCTGGGCGAGCGACTCCAGGCCTACGCGCGCTACCGCAGCCGCCTTTCGGTGGGGGACCGGCTGACCCAGGCCGACGTCGACCGCGCCCTCGGTACGCTGCACGAGACCGCGCGCGGCGCGCCGAAGGTGGTCAAGGGACAGTCGCCGGTCACCTCGCGCCTCGTGGCCGAGGCCCTCCGGCGGGCCGGCGAGCCCCGTTCGGCGGCCGAGATCTCCGAGGAGGTCGGCATCTCGCGGGCGACCGCCCAGCGCTACCTCGCGTCACTCGCCCAGGCCGGCCGGGTGCTCGTGTCGTTGCGGTACGGCAGTACGGGACGGCCCGAGCACGAGTACCTCTGGCGGCCGGGACAGTCGGGGCCGCTCGCGAGGTGA
- a CDS encoding ATP-binding protein, translated as MTRRPRIRFVHQVLILQIGVVVLVAATGCGLAAWVQRDELRHQFGWRALTLARSVASDPVIGDAVENGDPQGVVEARAERIRRATGALFVVVTDRRGIRLAHPNRAEIGKRVSTDPSAALSGHEVMVIERGTLGLSARGKVPLYDHVGTLVGEVSVGFDAGEIDRRVHRTLAVAALFAAGTVLLGALASAAIGRRLKRQTLGLEPHELAELVQEREAVLHGISEGVLALDTGGRVTVCNEEAARLLDATPARRTLVADLPVNGRLRAVLEGEEVPPNVFVVSGDRVLVVNRREVSHDGRRLGAVISLRDRTDVESLARELDAVRTLFDALRAQRHEYANRLHTLSGLLQLGHYQEAAGYIQALAEIPTTKGEPPGTVPDPYLGAFLAAKAAVAAEKGVELEILETTWVPGRVSEPLDVTTVLGNLVENALEAARLGGRRPARVEVELLGDGADLHATIADSGEGVPEHLREAIFLDGVSTREGDGGRPRGIGLALARTAARTRGGDVTLAGTGEDDTGAVFVARLPGVLS; from the coding sequence ATGACCCGGCGTCCGCGCATCCGCTTCGTGCACCAGGTGCTGATCCTGCAGATCGGTGTCGTGGTGCTCGTCGCCGCGACAGGGTGCGGTCTCGCCGCCTGGGTGCAGCGTGATGAGCTGCGGCACCAGTTCGGCTGGCGGGCGCTCACCCTCGCGCGCTCCGTCGCGTCCGACCCGGTGATCGGCGACGCCGTGGAGAACGGCGACCCGCAGGGTGTCGTCGAGGCACGGGCGGAGCGGATCCGGCGGGCCACCGGCGCGCTGTTCGTCGTCGTGACGGACAGACGCGGCATCCGGCTGGCCCACCCCAACCGCGCCGAGATCGGCAAGCGGGTCAGCACCGATCCCTCCGCGGCACTGTCCGGGCACGAGGTCATGGTCATCGAACGCGGCACGCTCGGCCTGTCCGCCCGTGGCAAGGTCCCGCTGTACGACCACGTGGGCACCCTGGTCGGCGAGGTCAGCGTCGGGTTCGACGCCGGCGAGATCGACCGCCGGGTGCACCGCACGCTCGCGGTGGCGGCCCTGTTCGCCGCCGGTACGGTCCTGCTCGGCGCGCTCGCCTCCGCCGCGATCGGCCGGCGGCTGAAACGCCAGACCCTGGGCCTGGAGCCCCACGAGCTGGCCGAGCTGGTCCAGGAACGCGAGGCGGTGCTGCACGGCATCAGCGAGGGCGTGCTCGCCCTGGACACCGGCGGCCGGGTCACCGTCTGCAACGAGGAGGCCGCGCGGCTGCTCGACGCCACGCCCGCCCGCCGGACGCTCGTCGCGGACCTGCCCGTGAACGGCCGGCTCCGCGCCGTCCTGGAGGGCGAGGAGGTGCCGCCGAACGTCTTCGTCGTCTCCGGCGACCGGGTGCTCGTCGTCAACCGGCGCGAGGTCAGCCACGACGGCCGCCGCCTCGGCGCGGTGATCAGCCTGCGGGATCGTACCGACGTGGAGTCGCTCGCCCGCGAGCTGGACGCGGTACGCACCCTGTTCGACGCGCTGCGCGCCCAGCGGCACGAGTACGCCAACCGCCTGCACACACTGTCCGGGCTGCTCCAGCTCGGCCACTACCAGGAGGCGGCGGGCTACATCCAGGCCCTCGCCGAGATCCCCACCACCAAGGGCGAGCCGCCGGGCACGGTACCCGATCCGTACCTGGGGGCGTTCCTCGCCGCCAAGGCCGCCGTCGCGGCGGAGAAAGGCGTCGAGCTGGAGATCCTCGAGACCACCTGGGTGCCCGGACGCGTGTCCGAGCCGCTGGACGTGACCACCGTGCTCGGCAACCTCGTGGAGAACGCGCTGGAGGCGGCGCGCCTCGGAGGGCGGCGGCCCGCGCGGGTCGAGGTCGAGCTCCTCGGCGACGGCGCCGACCTGCACGCCACCATCGCCGACTCCGGCGAGGGCGTGCCGGAGCATCTGCGCGAGGCCATCTTCCTCGACGGCGTGTCCACCCGCGAGGGCGACGGCGGACGGCCGCGCGGCATCGGCCTCGCACTGGCGCGTACGGCCGCGCGGACGCGCGGCGGCGACGTGACGCTGGCCGGCACGGGGGAGGACGACACCGGCGCGGTGTTCGTGGCCCGGCTTCCGGGGGTGCTCAGTTGA